A window of Miscanthus floridulus cultivar M001 chromosome 12, ASM1932011v1, whole genome shotgun sequence genomic DNA:
TGTGCAAAGCCAACGACGCGTGGAGAAAGAGGTCAAGTTAATTAAGCCGTGAACTTTGACGATATAAAATATGTTACACGCTAACACGTTACATAATTGAGTGTGTATGTTATACTAGCTCGATTAAAACTATCTTATATAATTCAGAGTCCCTTCTAACAAAATACGTAGCTAccacgaatatatatatatcgaCCATGTAAAATGGTCACCTAAAGTTTCATATACGGACATCGAATTTTATATATGTTGGACACATGCATTTCCAGTAAGTTTGGCACCTACGTCAGGCATTGGGCTACTTGTATTAAACAATTAGATAGTTTGTGCTAATTAAAATATGTCATAACtaaaattgtaaaaaaaaaatcagaaatgcTCAGGGGCGGGCGTTCGTCAAATCGGACGCCGCTGTCCTGGGCTTGCGCGGACCACCAAGTCGGCCTCCTCCTCTTTATGTCTTGCACATCTCTCTCAAAAAATATCTACCCACTTCCTTGCCCATCTGAATGCTTCACGGTGTCATGCGGCCGTCCGTCTGCTCCACTCCACATTTGCCACTGCAGCCATCTTCCCGCACACGCCCCACCCTGTGCTGTTCGCTTCACGCCCCTGCTCGTCGCACACGCCCACCCCATGCCTCTCGCTCCTTGCTCCCACTGTCCTACCTGCCTCCTACCCGTGTCGTCGGGTGCGCTGCCCGCCTCTGCTGGTGCTCGTGGTGCCATTGCGCGCCTTAGGTCGGTCTCCGGCCAAGCCAAGGGCACCCATGAGCGCGGGCCATGCTCGTGGTGCTCGTGCCTCGAGGCCGCAGTCAACCGACCCCGACCTCCCCtctcatatgttgcaaatgtatgtttcaagtatttcagatgtttcagaggtatgttgcaggtgtttcgtgtggatgttgcaaaagtagatcaggatgttgcatatgttgcaagtgtttcaaagtcatgttgcaagtgtttcaaggtatgttgcaagtgtttgttcaaaatattttatctgttttagacttatgttgcaagcgtttttgatttaatgttgcatatgtttcacacctatgttgcaagagtttgttcgAAATATTACGATTGTTTCAATCTTATGTTggaataagtgttttcatgttgcaatttgcaagtgttttatctagatgttgcatatgtttcacatacaTGTTGCAgttatatgttccaaatatttaatTTGCTTCGGTTGTATGTTGCATCCAAGTATTTCATGTTTTAGAGGTAGAGAGTCCTGGAGTGGTGAACCAGCCTGGGCGCTGGGGGATGGGGCGTGGAGAGCCATGGGTTGGCGGTCAGAGCTCGCAGCACACCTAGAATCCTATGGACGAGGTGTGCTCGTCCTCATGCCGGCTCTCAGGTCCCGCCCGCCCAGAGGTAGAAGTCAAGGGGAAGGAGCGGCGGGTGCGCGGGCGTCAACTTGCGGTAGCTGAGAGAGAGAAGGGGGCCAGGGGCAGACATGGCGTTTTTCGTGGGTGCACATGACGAAGGTGGCACGGGCGTCCGGACACACGATTTTGTccagacgtccgggcgctagtatCTTCCAAAAAAGATTTGCCACATTCAATAGATCTCATATGCATCAATTAGatattaaaaaatatatttatatctaaaacttttcttttttattgtattttccaaaataaaaaattaaataaatatatattttacaGATTGTCTCCTAAGAAGTAATATATGGTTCTAACCATCTGATCTAATTAAACGAAGGGCACGCAGTCATTTAGGGTACTACAGGAAAGCCTTGTCAAATAGATTCAAAATTTGGCCACCATCAGCCGCCAGATTTTATACTGATAAATGCATGCCCTTTTTTAtctcaaaataaaaataaaaatgtatCCGTTAGTAGGTAGGTGCCAGTAAAATTATACTACACCTTTCCCATCTCAAAATATATCCGTTAGCAAGCAGTGGTGTGGGTGGCTGCATGGCATGGACTAGTTATACTAAGTATGCCAGCAGTTTACAGTTGTTTTCCAGTAAACCCTGTGCTACCCAAATTTGTTACTTTGTAAATACACTGATTATTGGCGTTCTCCAAGAAGCCTGTGCATACACCATCTTAGCTATAAATGAGTTGAGAGGGTACTCAGAGCCAAGAGCCCAACAGAGAAACGAAACAATCATGGTCCTCTATCTCGTGTTCTTGGCTCTCCTCACCTTCGTGCTGCTCCGGCGCATGGGTGCAAGCAACCGCAGCGGCAATGGCATCCACCGTCTCCCACCATCGCCGCCGGGGCTGCCCGTCATCGGGCACCTCCACCTGCTGGGCTCCAACCCGCACCTCTCCCTCCGCGACATCGCGACAAGTCACGGCGCCGCAGCCGCCGACGGCTTCATGCTGCTCCGCCTGGGCCAGGTCCCGAACCTGGTGGTGTCGTCCCCGCGGGCAGCCAAAGCCAAGAAGACGACGCTGACTTCGTACATGTTCTGCTTTCCCTCCAGCAGGAGTACCGTCTCACAAGACAGCAAGTCAAGTCCATCTTGGTGGTATGTGCGCAACAAACTATTgcattatatatttatatatatacatatatacatataaataatgTTTGTTAGTCTAGTTTAACCAATGCAAATGCATGCTTGCTGTCGATCGCATATATGCAGGACATGTTTGGAGCGGGGACAGATACATCATCCATCCCGCTGGAATACGCCATGATCGAGCTGATAGGAAACCCACACATCATGGCCAAAGTATGCGACGAGATCAGCAAGAACACTCTCAAGGGCCAAGAAATGGTCAAGGAGGAGAACATAGCCAAGATGGGCTACCTTCGAGCCGTCATCAAGGAGACGCTCCGACTGTACCCACCAACGCCGCTGCTGCTTCCGCACTTCTGCATGGAGGACTGCGAGGTGAACGGGTACACGATCGCGGCTGGGACGCGCGTCATCGTCAACGCGTGGGCGCTCGGCAGGGACGCCAGCGCGTGGGAGAAGGCGGATGAGTTCATCCCGGAGAGGTTTCTGGACGGCGGCGCCAGCGCGGCTACTGACTTCAGGGGCAGGGATTTCAAGTTCGTGCCGTTTGGAGCGGGGAGAAGGATGTGCCCTGGGATCAACTTTGGGATGGCCGTCGTTGAGCTGGTGCTGGCTAATCTTCTCTACTGCTTTCGCTGGGAGCTCCCGGCTGGGAGGGCACCTCAGGATGTGGACATGTCTGTCAAGTATGGACTGACAAGCCGTCGCAAGGAGAAGCTCCTGCTTGTCCCAAGGCTGGCCGTCTAATGTCAGCAACTCTCGCTGCAGAATAATAATGAAATAAAAGACTTGCAGCGGTGAATGGGTAGTTTTGTTATATTCCGATCGTTAATTACAAGTGTACTAGCTAGATAAATACCCATGCATTGCAATGGGATCCAGAAATAGTTTATGCTAGTGTAATATGAGCCAGAAAAATATTTGCGACTTTTTTTAACATATCTGTTATAATTGCAAAACCGTGTTCCCGGAATACAAATATTTGAGCCGTTTCAGCAAGCTTTTCTAGCTGACGTTTCCTTTGATATTTCTGTCTTCTACATGATTTCAGCAACATAAACTCAAGTTTTAAGTCTGTGTTTTTATGTTCCTTACTTTGAAGTTTATCTTGGTGGCCTTCTCATAGATAAGGAGGGCCTTATGGTTGGTTCATCATTTAGCTAAGAGCAGCATGACATCTGAAATAGTCTCCACAATTTTCTATCAATGCGAAATGCAAATTTCCATTCCCGAGATTGTGTACCGTCACTATTGTGTCCCCAACTGCAATGCATCTGTTTCATTATTCAGTTCCATCTCTGACATCAGCCCTCTTGCTCTTTGATTTTCCTCCTTATGTGCAAATAAGAAAACAGTGATCAGGTTACATATCTGGGCTGGAGTGCTTTGGAGGTAATTTCTGGATTTGCCTATTTGCAAGATGCTGAACAAAATGCTTTCCTGCAAGTGTTTTAGATAAAATAGTGTCAGCGCGCGCCCTACTGTATCACATCCAGCAATCTAGGAGACGGGCCCCTCAAGTGTTGATGCTGAAGAGTTGCCACAAAAGAAGATGGGCTGGCCCAGGTCGCTGAACCCGCTCTACTATGGGCCAGAATGGAACAATGCGTGATCCACTAGTGCCTTGTGGCGCCGTGCTGTGTCGCCAGTCTGTCTGTTAATTGCTATATGCATGTAGTCTGAACCTTCTTGCTGAAATGGATGGCTAGATTGGAAATTGCAAGTGTACTAGCTAGGTGAATACCCGTGCGTAGTAATGGGATGGAGAAATAGTTTATGGTGGTGTAATATGTGCCAGAAAAATAATTGAGACTTTTTCTGTTACCGGAAATACAAATATTTGAGGCACTTCAGCAAGACTTTTTAGTTGACGTTTCCTTTGATATTTCTGTCTTTTTCATGATTTCATCAACATAAACTCGAGTTTTTAAGTCTTGTGTCTTTATGTTCTTTACTTTGAAGTTTATCTTGGTGGCCTTCTCATAGATAAGGAGGGCCTTCTGGTTGGTTGATCATTTAGCTAAGAGCAGCATGACATCTGAAACGGTCTCCACAATTTTCTATCATTGTGAAATGCAAATTTCCATTCCCCAGATTGTGTACTGCCACCACTGTGTTCCCAACTGCAATGCATCTGTTTCATTATTCAGTTCCATCTCTGACATCAGCCCTCTCGCTCTTTGATTTTCTTTCATATGTGCAAATAAGAAAAGAGTGATCAGGTTACATATCTGGGCTGGAGTGCTTTTGAGGTAATTTCTGGATTTGCTTAGTTGCAAGATGCTGAACAAAATGCTTTCCTGTACGTGTTTTAGATAAAATAGATTGATCAGTAAGTCCAAATATTGCTATGCATGTGATTTGTTCCTTGAGCGGGCTGGCGGCTGCACTAGCTAGTTTTATAATAATTATTAAACGTTGAGTTACAAGGCAAACAAACATTGATTTCGTAGGCACATCTTAATAGCTGTGTGGCCGGTTCTCTTGTTATAATAGTGTACAAGGGTGCGTGTGATTTGGGGTCCTTGTATGTAGGGACGGCGGTCCACATTCTGTGGCGTGAGTATTAGTTCTTCACTACTTACGTGGTGTTTAGATGCGAAATGGGTTGAAAACTTTCTGCGAAATGTTTTCAAGGTGAAAACCCAATTCTGCAAAATAATTTCAGACCCTGTTTAGATGTACCTGAAAACTTTTGAGCTGTAACAAAATATGACAGATTTGCCCATAATAAATGATGCTTTTGGACCATTAATACCAGCCATGCACATGCGGAGCGCTGCCGGAGATCCACGCGTGCCGCTGCCGGAGAGTGGAGGCGGCCGTGGGGCACGCGGAGTGCCGGAGTTGAGGCCACGCGGCCGGCCATgccgcctcctccgccgccggaTCGAGCCGTCCGAACGCCAAGGGTACGCCCGGAGGAACGGACGCGCACAGGAGAGGGGGAGAAGCCGCCCTCGCCATCTGCTTCGTCCTGGCCGTAGCGTAGGAGGTTCTCGTACCTCCCCATTCCAAGCCAAGCCTCGCCGTTGGAGTTGAGATCGAGGGAGGAGAGGCCGGCCCGTTGAGCGCTGATGGAGCTTGAGCTAGGGAACTGCGCCGGCGGGTCGGAGTAGAGGTTGAAAGCCGACGAGTGCTCCGGTTGGGAGAAGAAATCGCGGGTGCCGTCGTCGTTTCCGTACCCGCCGCCATTGCCTTCGAATCCGCCCATGAGCACTCGGGTGCGGCTTGAAAGCCCGATCTACGCGCGGAGAGGGCACGACCGGCCGCGGTGAAGGAAGTGTGGGGAAGAAGGTGAAGGCTGGCGATGGAGGTGGTGGGGGAGAGACCGAGAGGAGCGGCTGCGAGGGAGATcagcgcggcggcggtggaggagagtGGCGGAGATGGAGATGGGGAAAGGAAGGAGAGTGGTGGCCGAGCGAATGGATAGGGTAGGGAGGGAGCGGGCGAGGGGTACAGGCGCGTCCAGGCCGCGGACCGAGGCGAAAAATTTCGGATTCGGGAGTCTAGAGTCCAAAATGTGAAATTTTTTGGAGGGGAACTTTTTACACTTTTCACACCTATGTTTAGTTACATTTTGCAAAAAGATGACCCAGAATCCAAAATTATTTTGCAAAATagaggaactaaacatggccttaacgTCGAGGTTATGCGCTGGAATCGGTCTTGTCATTTCCACACAGCATTCTTTTGAGGATTACTTTTCTATTTCAAGCCGATTATATTGTGGTGGGTCACTTTCAGCAGATACCATACGTTTATTCAGCAAGAACAAGAATATATATAATGAGTAACTAACTTGAGCTGCACGCTGCAGTTCATGTACTATCTGCATTCAAATAGACCACACCCTCACTGACTTACGGCAATAGGAGGGTCTATATAAAGACGTACCCCCATCCTCATTTCCACACATCCATAGCAAAGAGAGTACACAAAAGCAACAGCAACCAGTAACAGTAAGAAACTCAGCAGCAGAGTAGATCATGGTGAGCTACAAGGCTTTCCTCCTTGCCATCCTTGGTTGTGCCTGCTTATGCAGTTCTGTCCTAGCGGCTCGTGGGCTAAGCGATGCGGCCATGGTCGAGAGGCATGAGAGGTGGATGGCTGAGTATGGCCGCGTTTACGAGGATGCAGCAGAGAAGGCGCAGCGCTTTGAGGTGTTCAAGGATAATGTCGCATTCGTCGAGTCGTTCAATGCCAATAAGAACAACAAGTTCTGGCTTGGTGTCAACCAGTTCGCTGACCTGATCACCGAAGAGTTCCAAGCAAACAAAGTATTCAAACCAATTTCAGCAGAAAAGGTTCCAATAACTGGATTCCAGTATGAGAACTTGAGCGTCAGTGCGCTTCCGACGGATGCGGACTGGAGGACCAAGGGAGCTGTCACACCTATCAAGAACCAAGTCCAATGTGGTACGTACAATTGTGATCATACATGAAACAGCTAATTATTTCCGTGATGATATATACATAGTGATTAAGCTCTTTTGATGACATGTACAATGACACAAATAAATAATTGCAGGTTGCTGCTGGGCATTCTCGGCTGTAGCTGCCATGGAGGGCATTGTGAAGCTGAGCACGGGCAACCTCATATCACTCTCCGAGCAAGAACTGGTGGACTGCGACACCCAAAGCATGGATGAGGGTTGCGAGGGCGGCTGGATGGACAGTGCCTTTGAGTTTATCATCAAGAATGGAGGCCTCGCCACCGAGTCCAGCTATTCATATAAGGGAGTAGACGGCAAGTGCAAGGGTGGATCATAGAGCGCTGCAACCATCAAAGGCCATGAGGACGTGCCAGTCAACAACGAGGCTGCGCTCATGAAGGCCGTGGCTAATCAACCCGTATCTGTCGCCGTCGATGCGAGTGACAGGACTTTTTATGTTTTATTCCGGTGGTGTGATGACTGGCTCCTGCGGCACTGAACTGGATCATGGGATCGCTGCCATCGGGTATGGCGTGGAGAGTGATGGTACAAAGTATTGGGTTTTGAAGAATTCTTGGGGCACCACATGGGGAGAGAAGGGATTCCTAAGGATGGAGGACATTTCTGACAAACGGGGAATGTGTGGCCTTGCCATGAAGCCTTCCTACCCCACTGAGAAGAAAACAACCAAGAGTTTGCTTCCAAAAACATCATCAACTCGTACTTGAATCATTATATGTGTGCCTTCTGCACTCCTATACACAGTTTGCTGTTTATGTATTGTAGATAGTACATGTGTAACTTTTGTTATGTTTGTGAACTTTGTAAATATCCTCGACTCGATTGAAATAGTATCTTAAAGCTCCGTACAGAGTTCGTTGAAGCCTAGAGTGTTCTTAAATAGTAACATAATAACATTGTGATCAAAATGTCCAGACCATTTCATACATGTGGACTTGTAAGACCAGATCTTCCTAATTTAAATACATGACAAATAAAAATCAATGTTGAAATTTTTATGTGGTGGGGTTTAAATTTTATTGTATGCACTATGTGACTTAGTCAATATTGTAAACGATAGTGATGGCATGGACTAGATATTCAGCGGGATatcatatattaatttattattatttttggcTGGGAAGAGTCATTTCTAAATTGAAACTGCCCTTTTATGACAAAGAATAGTGTGGATTGCTTTCAGAAAAAAAGCAATTTTGGGGTTGTAAGCATCTTGTCCACAGTGATGCAGCAGAACTAaacttctttgattcttttcttaATACAAGCTGACGAGACTCAAACATAGGGATATGTCAAGTCCTGGCATAAGAGGTTCTCGACCGAAGGACCCCCCGACTGaaggatcgctcgggggctatactCATCAGATACGCTCGTGCGCACCTTCTAGCCAAGGATCGGACAAAACTTGAGCACACCCTTGGCCCCTACTCGGCACTCGGGGGCTGACCCGAGCTCTAGGCTTCCGATCAACGGTAGCCCTAGCCTGATCCTCGGCCCCATCTCCAATCCGAGCCAAGGGCTGGGCTGGAGCCCAGTGCCCCGAGCAcccaaggctcaggggctcctcgtTGCCGCCCAACGGGCACGGCTCTGTTACCCACTCCTTCGACAAAGTCACGCGCACGGTCATGCTTAAAAGAAATGACAATTATCAAGTTCAAGTCTATGCCAAGCATGCGTATTCATCGATCTATGGCTACAAGATTGAAGACCttgttttcttttgtagtttgtaataggaaaCCATACGATGTAATCTTTTTTTCATGTTGGAACTCTTTATCAGGGGTGTTCTCTCCTGGGTGcgtcgtacaggagttggtagccaccTCCAGGTCGTCGATTGTCGGGTTTGTTTGTGGAGTTGGTGGCCACGATCCTGGACTCTGGGGTCATGGCTCCCGCTGGTTTGGGTGGCCTTGAAGTCAAGTCCtccgtcgtggatcccatcccatggtAGGTAGAATCGTACATTTGTCTTGTTGGACCTTATTTGGATAGTGGGTCACCATACTGATTGTCACCGtcgggcggtgttgtcttgtccatgCTGCGTGTCATAGGGACGGCgtctgaccggaccgaggtgactGCTGTCCCCTCGGTCTTGCAGGGTCAGTGTGGCATGATTACTTCTGTCAGAGCAGGCACGCTTGGCTAGGCTTGGCCTCTCCCTACTCCTCCATGGGGTCAGGACGGTGAAGAGGTCATGAGTCTTTGTGTGAGTCGTGCGGATAAGGCAGAAGGGAAGGGTCATGGCTGACCCCCTGGTCTGGTTCACTTGGCTCAGCTGGGCCTTGGTCGTTCGGGCCTTTGGTAGCTGATGTATTGTGGGCTACTCGGCTTGctaactaatcgatgccttgagacacccgggGATCAcaaccccgacagtagccctcgagcgttTTTGCGATCacgaagtgatcgtgaaagcgctgAGATGCACATGCGTTGCGTGTGGGTTCATAGTCGTGGCTTGTTCGAGCTTCATCGCTCGACCCCTTGAGGGCTGGTGcattcaatgcggtaggtggcctTATGTTCCGCCCCGTTAGGACATCCTGACGATGTGGTACATGACCGTTGAGCCCTGCTATGTCAGTGTGCTGCGTATCGGGGTTCATGACTGTTGGTGGTTCTTATCGATAAAATCTAACCGCCAACTAGATCCAAAAGGAGGAAACTACATGTTTTTACACACATATAtctttactattgacatagttccacttgtattggaagatCAATGTTTTGTAGGACATGTACAAGAATACGGTTGAATTATAGTCAAAATGCACCATCAGAGAAAGCGTAACACAGATCCACTCAAAGGAAATAGAAAAAGGCCCACCCTACTGATCCAACCAGACCAAGCACTGCCATGGCAAAGACCTAGGACCAGCCAGGAGCCCACATGCACAAGGCGGTGGTGAGGCAGGCCAGCAGGGgtgtaacaacccaggttttccaataacaaaaaaatctgaacttaaaattttttctaacaaaacccatgcacactgagtgtgcatactaggaaaccacccatgtagttgcacaagtaTGTCCCAAGCTAGCTTGTTTGAGCATGTTGCATTTTAAAttcaacttgtgagttgcttctttatgattttatgtgatgtaataaaatcaatTAAACCTTTTAACCAaacttgttgtgtgtgtgtgttgctaACCCTTAGCATTGACCCTAATACGCTAGTTGACCCCTAGTGGACCCCATAAGGGTGTGTACATGCTTGGCAacacatgtacacactcatagGAGCCCAAGGTATAGCATAGAAGGGgtatagaaaatagaaaaggaattagaaaagggGAATAAATAGAAAAGGGAAAGCAGCCCAACAGCAGCAGTTGGCCCAGCTTACGCCAGCACCACCCGCTGGCATGCTTCACCTGCGGAGCCCAACCAGCCACCATGGCCTAGCACCGCATTCGTGCTCGCGCGCGTGCCTGCGCAGCCTAGCAACACAGCCCACGTCACGCCCACCCACGTCGCCAGGAGCCGCTGCCGTCGCCTTCCCCGCAGCTGCTGACGCGTGGACCCCGCCTGTCATCCCATCCGTTCCCCTCCTCTCCTATGCTTTTCCCACCATGGTAGAGCACCCTA
This region includes:
- the LOC136495549 gene encoding indole-2-monooxygenase-like is translated as MVLYLVFLALLTFVLLRRMGASNRSGNGIHRLPPSPPGLPVIGHLHLLGSNPHLSLRDIATSPEPGGVVPAGSQSQEDDADFVHVLLSLQQEYRLTRQQVKSILVDMFGAGTDTSSIPLEYAMIELIGNPHIMAKVCDEISKNTLKGQEMVKEENIAKMGYLRAVIKETLRLYPPTPLLLPHFCMEDCEVNGYTIAAGTRVIVNAWALGRDASAWEKADEFIPERFLDGGASAATDFRGRDFKFVPFGAGRRMCPGINFGMAVVELVLANLLYCFRWELPAGRAPQDVDMSVKYGLTSRRKEKLLLVPRLAV